Within the Gossypium arboreum isolate Shixiya-1 unplaced genomic scaffold, ASM2569848v2 Contig00688, whole genome shotgun sequence genome, the region GGGTCAAGGACGAGAGTAGCCCAAGAGTTCCCACATACCTTCTGTGTTTATTCACGGAAAAATAATCATCCTGAGggaattatattgaaatttaagTAGCAAAATCTGGCACTGATTTCTCCACACTCAAACCAAAGGTGTGAAATCATTGTACACGTTGAGCAATCTCATACCTCTTTCATTCGATATATCTTATTGTTAATATCAGTCTTATATATATTCTGTATTCAATTTTGCAGGCATTGAAAACTAAATACGCGTAAAAGTGGTGAAATTTTGCAGGCATATTGAATGTTCTGTTTTCCTCTGCCTGTTCCAATTTCCAAGCTTCCTTTGTGCATACATTGCTTATCTCTTGTATCATAGCCTCACTCAAATAGTTCAAcaactattaaattttttaagGCTCAAGGGTCGAAAAATCTTTTAgtgaaaaaataaaaatgcaCTTTAAAGCCGTTAGGAAAAAAGTTCTTCCTATGGATCCCTTAGTGACCTCCCAAAAAATCAACTAATCCCTTCCATTAACAGAAACCGTTTAGTTAACTGGTATTACTGTTAACTCTACTGatgtggcatgccacatcaacaaaaattaaaaaaaattgtgtgCTGATGTGGCACTCTacaccaaaaaaaaattataattttttttttaaattaataaaacatatatatacatatagaatGAACCTGGATAAGTTTATGTCCAGATTCATTTGAGTTTGGACAACCACTTGTCCAACTGTCATCCCATCTGACATGTCAACATGCCATATCAGTCCCGTTTTCCTAAGGGCCTAATtacgtttttatttttttattagggGCTTTTTTTACCCTTAGGCCTTTTTTTAAATTTGCTTCAATGGGTCTGCAAAGActaatctctttatttttaatCAAAATTCATCACTTGATTGTTTACCCTCTAATACTGTCTTTGTCCTCAGAGATCCTTTCTAATATGCTGCAATATTTTGGTATAGTACACATGAAGGTATACACTTCACACTACAACTCGATTTAAGCATTAACACAAGAGAGTTCACCATGCTGCAATATTTTTGTTGGTGTTTAAGCAAGACAGAGCAAGCAGATCAGGAAGCTTGTACAGCAAGCCTCGAGACTTGGTGAAGAAACAAGAACAGAAATGTGCTAAGAAAACTAGAACAGAATCGAAAAGCAAGAAAAATGTTGGAGCATATGAATGAAAGATGATAATTTTCATTAACTTGAACAATGGCATAATGCCAATACAAATATCAAACATTTTTCTGATGAAGGTAAGGCAAACATCACCTAAACATCACCTAACTCCACTAATtacattgaaaattgaaaaactaTACTTGCACACTTAGTAAAGCTGTTTTATCAGCTCAAATGTCAACAAAATACATCAAATACATCATCAAATTACTTCAAATTCAACTAGATTACAAAATGTGTCTTGAAGTAACAAAATAAGTTGAAATATGACAGCAACATTGAACTTAAGCTGCTGCATGCATGGCTCGACTGCATGTGTTGCTTCTTGACTGCATATGCTGCATGGAGGCCAGCTTCAACAATTTTAGTATCGATTATATGGAGAATTTGTTCTTCTGATATTCCCTTGTGAAAATTTGGTGAGAAAATGGCCGTGTGAGTAACTTAGTTGGATTACACATAGTTAAACTTTCAGCCTGAGTGTTACCATAAACTGTTATCTTCCGAATCTCAAAGTTGTCCATCTTAGATTTCTAAATTTCTCAGATGACGAATCCATTTGAAGGCTGCTTTTGAGCTGCATTAATTCACTTGATAAGGATTTGGTTTTTTGATCACGTGGATTAAACGACATAAGCAAACTCAGTGTCTAGGTGGCTGACTAAGTGACTTTATTTAACCAGTTTTTACTTAGAGGTACAAAAATACTTCATTATTTTCTAGCCATAGGAGCAGTGactggttatatatatatatataatctattAATCTTCGTTATGCACTACTGGAATTTCCTAACTTATTGTTTCATTGCAGCTCTCTTTTAATGTTGTTTTTCAGTGTTCTGGTCCGGTAGATTAGCATACACGACAGCTGTGATTATGGATGATTCAATCATCAAAATTTCAAAGCATCCCTTATTTTCTCACTCTCAGACCACATGTATGAAACCCTTTAAAAGGTGGTGAATCACTGACATTTGGTTTTCGTTGGACAGATAATGGTAGCTGTGATATGTTATTTGATCATTTTTACAGGATATCTGAAGCTTGAAAGCTAAATGTGTCAAAGTGGGATTTCTATCACTTTTTATATGAAGTTCCTCTGCTTTGAAAGGCTTCACCTTCTCTACTTTTGCATTTAGAGTGATGTTTTCAACCCCAAAACAAAGTAGGACATGTGTGTGCTTGCTAGATTGTGTCAATTAACCATGATGTTTAATGGCAATATTAAAATGAACCAAAACTACAATAGGCTTTAAAGTTAATGgaaataataatttgatatatGGGCATTAGATGCCACTGTGATCGAGATCAGCGTTTAATTGAATGGGAATTAGATTGGCATCGTCGTCATCGCTTTCCTTAAAGGAAAATTGGAATTTCAGAAATGGCAGAgagatttcatcaaaattcaaaagcCAAGGTCCCACCCTTAAGACACTTTGGCTACACCCGAGTGAAAGTTATATCACCCAACTATTTGTTCAATATGACCTGTTCTCGCCTGTTCAACAGTCTATCATCTTTAATACCAAGAATTGAGTAGGAACTGGAACTTCACTATCATCCTTGCAATGGTCCTTTCTATCTGGCCATCTTCCATCTTCTTCTCTACAACTCTGAATTCAatataaattgtgttttttttttaattgtacTTGTAAGTTCCGTCAATTAGGGGAAAGTGATTgggattttaaaattattttattaaagataaAGATTACTTTGACAAAAAAAGAAGACGCTAAATACTTTGGAAAGGACGAGAAAAAGAGACCTTAAATGTGCTTTTGGTCTTGGTCCACCCACATGCATTAGGAAAAAAAAGCGATTGAATAGTTTGGTATAATTGAAACCCAATATATGGAGTGTGAACAAGCAATCATCATCAAATCTAAATGTAAAAATTAGTTTagaaaaatctaaaattaaattaaccgaATCCCAATAAAAAATACCGATAACCAAGCGATCATGatttcataattataataatagaaATGATTTTGTTTAATTGGTTCGATCGATTATTTTATTAATCACTCTAGAAAGAAATATAATTGAGTTAGTTAAGTCATTTAATTGATCTAAAAAGAAGGTAATTTGAGTTTGGTTAACCGATCTAGTAAGAAAGCTAATCATAAATTAGTAGACCTTGAAGTGATAGGCATACAACAATTAGCAAAATAGGTTACAATTACTATACTTATCACACTCGAACCAAGTCTGATTCAACTCAAAATACGAGCTTGAAATTTTATCCAAACCCGCGCATATTTGCAAAAATTAACCTAAGCCTAATTTATGCTTaccaatattatttttaaattttaaaaatatatatttatattacattatattaatatttaataattttatacatttttatttacgGAAATTTTCTttatagtcatcttaacattatttaatgtttaaattagagtagtattatatatttaatatagattatttttaaatatgttctaaattacataatatataaaaataacataatataaagtactGTAAACTTAAAAACCGGCCAAGCGGAGCTTAGACCTTGAATGTTCAAATCTGAACTTATCTCATATTTTAAACGGgcttaatttttttgtcaaaactCATTTTTCTGATCTAATACTTTTACCCAAATCCTCCAAAATTTTGGGTCAGCCTTTGACTCTAAATAAATACCTGACCTATGATCAAGTCTAGTTGAGCTGTTTGCTATAATTTGGCGATAAAGTTGTGGGAAATATAATATTTGGATCTTTAATTAAATTTACTTAAACAAGAAAAAAGAACATCAAAAATCAAAAGTAAAGGTCCCATCATTTCCATTATTCATTTACCGTTGAAAAAAGAAAAACGAAAAGCAGTTTCCCTTTCTATATTCAGTTACTTCCAACTCATTGCCTCATAGTCTGAATTATTACACGCTTTAAGGATATTGTGCCAATTTCTtcaactttcacaaattttgcaGATTCCATTTCCGTTTCATTCTTTTTTGTTCCCTGAGTTTCCACTTTGGATTGGTTCATTTCTCTTATCATCTTATTTCTCATAAGTCATAATTTCACCATGTTTGTCATTGGAGAGGTTGTTCTGTCTGTGTTTTTGGAGCTTTTGGGGGGCAAGTTGCTCGACTCTGCGCTCAACTTTGTCACTGATCATAAGCAACTCCACCCCCAAATGAAGCAGTGGCAGTCCATATTACTCGATATCCAAGCAGTGTTGGGCGATGCAGCGGAGAAGCAGATCAAGAACGAGGGTGTGAAAAAATGGTTGGAGGATCTCCAGGACTTGGCTTACAATTTGGATGACATCTTGGACCAGTTTTCTTATGAACAGTTACGTCTCAAACTCCAAAAGACTCAAGGTCAAGCCAGCACTAGCAAGGTACGGAAACTCATTCCTACCTGCTGTACTAGTAGTAATTTCACTCCCACTTCTTTTCTGTTTTAAGAATTCCATGATTCCCAAGGTCAAAGAGATCACAGATAGACTGCATGTTGCGCGAAAGCGTGTAAAAGAGTAAGtatattgtactgaaaaatcacactaagttcaattcccagaaAAGAGAGGTGGATTACGAGGATCATTTAAGTACtaggtctttcctagccagaatatccctctatcgtaatttaatagcacaataaatcactacaatcacactcacaaaaCTATGCAAAATAAGcaataaagaacaccagaattttaacaaggttcagcaaattttgcctacgtcctcgggcactatcaaatatatttcactccaaaatacaagtgaaaaTTTACAAATAGGGGAGAGAATAATGCTTTAAGTAGAGAATAACAAATATGGGATGAaaaaaatgagaaatggttagacctatttatagttgacgttcaaggatcaacttgcaaagtctctatacaattagggaccaaaattgcaattattccATGCCAAATTTCAAACCAAATTCCGGTGCCTTAAATGTTCTGATTTCCGGTGCGAACTTCTTGACATCCATATCTTTGACTTTTCAAAGTATGGATGTTTgccaataatctccaccttgaagatttgattagggtAATCTTATAGTGCtttcttcaactgttaaacttgcaggatattgatcaagttcaaacaatgttcgaaCTTGGTTACTGTTACCACCTTTGTCATCATATCTGTGGGATTATCTGCAGTCTTAATTTTTCGAAGATGAATTTTCCCCTCATCAATAATTTCGCGCACAAAATGGAATCGTACGTTGATATGCTTTGTACGTGCATGAcagacttgattctttgctaaataaatagcactttgactatcacaatacacgttaatatgctcctAAACCAATCCCAAGGTTTTaaccataccttgtaaccaaatagctTCCTTTGACCTTTGTTATAGATATGTATTCGGCTTCGTGGTTGACAATGCAATCAGTAGATTGTagtgtagacttccaacttattggtcctccaacaagtgtaaacacataaccaaatggttgatcttcgcttgtccaaatcaccgCATAGTCGTAATCAACGCAtccaataacacctttaccaagtgtattatcccGCTTGAACAAGAATCCAACATCCACGGTCTTcgaatataccgtagaatccatttcacacttgccaatgtccttttctagGATTATGCATATACCGCTCACTATAGTAATCGTctgtgaaatgtcgggtcttatacacaccattgcatacatcaagcgACCCACTACATTAGAATACTGAaacttgcaacatgtattctcgttTCAGATTTgtcgaaggagatagttgtgcgAAAGCTTGAAATGAGGAGCCAATGGGGTACTTATATGTTTTGTCTACTCATTCATGCCAAACTGCTGTATTACCTTCTTCAGAAACTACTTCTGAGACAAGTTAACTCTATCATGAGCTCTATTTCTCCATATTTCCATGTCGAGAATCTTCTTAgcttcacctagatctttcatctcaaactcgagattgagttgagtcttcaatctttcaatctaaactttgctcttagatgctattagcatatcatcaacatataagagcaagtatatgaaagttccttcttgtagcttcgaaaatacacgcaatgatcaaatttacttcttgtgtacctttgccctttcatgaactTGATCAAATCTCTTATACCACTGCCATGGAGATTGTCATGCTATTGCCATGCTAACCAAGCTAAAGTCTGACTCATCATCATGCTCCGCTACACATGTATTAGAAATAGTCTTGCCCATTTGTAacttaggacaattctttttccaatgccctttctcacgacaaaaggcacattcatctttggcaGGTCTCCTCCTTTTGGACTTTCCCCTTCTATCAGGTTTGCTGCTGCGTAAATGACCTCTTACTGTTAAGACTTCTGCAGTTGTATCTCTcgtgatctcttttatctttctttcgagtctcagATCTATACAACGACTACTGATcgcatcaaatgtgatcgtgtccttcccatgaagcaatgtggtggtaagatgatcatattcattaggaagggaattcaacaacaataatgcattgtcTTCATCTTCAAAATTTCTTatccaaatttagcaagtttgctcaaattttattgaatgagttcacatggtcattcatcgacataccgggAGCATACGTGAATtgataaagtttctttttcatataaagcctattttcaagacttttcaTTATAAACTTTTCTTTCAGTGTATCCCATAACTTCTTCGCTGATGTCTCCCTTATGACAGAGTACTTctgctctttggccaaacataggcggattgtaccacacgcctgtttattgatcttggcccactcTTTATCATTCATCTTGTcaggtttttcttcaagggctatatctagctcttgTTGACATAAGACCTTTAGGATCTCACATTGCTGTATACAAGAATAGTATCGTAAATGGTCGTATTCCCCAAGTACGaatctagctctgataccaattgcgGTGCGGAAGCGTGTAAAAGAGTAAGtatattgtactgaaaaatcacactaagttcaattcccaagaaagagaggtggatcacgaggatcacttaagtaccaGGTCTTTCCTAGCCaaaatatccctctatcgtaatttaatagcacaataaatcactacaatcacactcacaaaattatgcaaaataaacaataaagaacaccagaattttaacgaggttcaacaaattttgcctacgtcctcgggcactaccaaatatatttcactccaaagtACAAGTGAAaatttacaaatagggagagagaatAATGCTTTAAGTAGATAATAACAAATATAGgatgaagaaaatgaaaaatggttaggcctatttatagttgaggttcagggatCAACTTGCAAAGTCCCTTTACAATTCGGGACCAAAATtacaattatcccatgccaaatTTCTAACCAAATTTTGGTGCCTTAAATGTTCTGATTTCCAGTGCCAACTTCCTGACATCCATATCTTTTACTTTTCAAAGTATGGATGTTTGccaatactttataatttgacTACTCAAAGAAGTAGTTTGGGGTTGAGTGACATCTTGTCTCAAGCTCTAACCTCCAAGGGAAAGCAACCCAAGCTGCAACCAACTTCCGTACTGGATGGAGTTGTGGAGTATGTTGGTAGACACAAGGAGAAGACAGACTTGATTGAGTTGCTCAATGGTAATAACTCCAATGGAGTTTCAGTCCTTTCCATCGTCGGCATGGGAGGGATGGGTAAAACAACTCTTGCTCATCTTGTTTACAATGATGCCACAATCAATGAGTCTTTTGATCTCGTGGACTAGGTATGTGTTTCGATAACTTTGATACAATTGCTATAACAAAGGCAACTTTACATCCATCACTTCGAGTCATGTCATTACAAGAACTTGGATTTACTTCAAGTTAAGTTGAAGGAGAAGTTGTCCGGGAAAAGATTCTTGCTTGTTTTAGATGGCATTTGGAACGAGAATTATAATGATTGGACCATCTTATGGTCTCCGTTTGGAGCAGGGACCACTATCATTGTAACCACTCGTCTTCAAATTGTTTCATCTATTATGGATCCACTCAAAGCTTTTCATTTGGATAAACTATCTGATGATGATTGTTGATCCATATTTACACAGTATCAATTAAAAGCAAGAAACATTCGATGGACATCCCTAGTTCAAAGAAATTGGAGAGAAAATTATTAGAAGGTGCAATGGCTTACCTTTGGCTGTAAAAGCTATTGGAAGCTTGCTACGCATAGTTAAATATCACGGAGAATGGGAAAGAATATATGAGAGTGAGATATGGAACTTACCAGAAGAGCAGTGTGGCATAATTCCAGCTTTGCGATTAAGCTACCATCATCTTCCGTCATACTTGAAACGATGTTTTGCATATTGCTCCATACTTCCTAAAGATAATgaatttgaagaagaagaaatgatcTTGTTATGGAGAGCAGAAGGTCTCTTGCAACAAAAAGCTATGCCTCAAGTTAAAGATATTGGAAATCAATATTTTCAAGATCTAGTGTCGAGGTCATTTTTTTCAGATATCCAGTAAAGATGGGTCCCGATTCGTAATGCATGACCTTATCAGTGATTTAGCTAAGTAGTTGCAAAAGAAATATGCTCAAAAGTAGAGGGTGATAGGCAACAGAAGTTCTCAAATCGCACTCGACATTCGTCTTATATTGCTGGTGTATATGACACGGTGAAGAAGTTCGAAGCATTTGATCAAGTGAAATCATTACGTACTTTCCTACCTTCACAATTGTCACGTGATCGGAAGCTTTATTTAACTAATGTTGTTTTGGTTGATTTTTTGCCAAAACTTGGCTACCTAAGGGTGCTTTCTTTGAGTGGGTATGCCATCACTGAGTTGCCTGATGTTTTTGAAAATTGAAAACATCTTCGCTACTTAAATTTTTCTAACTCCCATATCAAATACTTGATAGATTCTTTGTGCACTCTTTACCATTTGGAAACTTTATTATTAAATAGGTGTTCCATGCTTCAAAGTTTACTTCAAAGATGGAAAATCTTGTCAACTTGCATTATCTTGATATTAGAGGTGCGCACTCAATAAAAAGGATTCCTTTTAGAATTGATAAGCTAACGAATCTTCAAAGGTTAACTGATTTTATTATAGGGGAAGGTGATGGTTGTCATATTAGAGATTTGAAATATTTGTCAAACCTCAAAGGTGATTTCCGTCTTTCTGGGTTGGAGAATGTTAATGGTAAAGATGCAGGGAAGCCAAGTTAATTGAGAAGCAGGGATTGATCAATTGGTATTGGAATGGAGTTGAGACTTTAAGAAAGATGCAAGGAAAAAAGAAGTTGAAGAATGGGTGTTAGACTCTCTTCATCATTCGAAAAAACTTAAGCAACTCGTCATTCAGAATTATGGTGGTGCAAAATTCTCTACTTGGATTGCAGATCCTTCCTTCAAGAATATGTTGTCATTGGAGCTTCACGACTGTAAAAATTGCGAATCTCTACCATCGATTGGAAGGTTGTTGTTGTTAAAAGATCTTTCAATTAGTGGCCTGGATCAAGTACATAAGATTGGTGCTGAGTTGTTTGGAGAAAATCAATCAAATGCTTTTGCAGCATTAGAGTCTCTGCGTTTTGGCAATATGCTAAATTGGGAGGAGGGACCTATGTGAAGATGATGAGCAAGTATCGAAATTCCCCGGCCTCCGTTTTCTTTCAATCAGAGAATATCCTCTATTGTTGGGAAGGTTGCCAGCTATCCTTCAATCCTTGCAGAAACTTGAAATCTTTGAGTGTAAGAGACTGCTAGTTTCAATTTCAAGTTTTCCCTTGCTGTGTGAATTAAGGGTTAATGGGTGTGAATTGGTGGATGAAGGTTCTTTGTCTGTACAGAGGGTTACCTCTTTGAAATATGTGTCTCGTTCATATATTTCAAAGTTTAATATTTCAGCAGAGAGGATAATGTTGAGATCTGCAAACTCTGAAACATTCAACATCTATGGTTGGAAGGAGTTGGGCTCTTTATCGCAAAATGGGTTAAGCATAGTTGGGCATCGTTTCATCACGTTTCGGAATTGTCCCCAGTTGGTCTCTTTGGAAACAGAGGAGGAGAGATTTCAACTTGACAAGATTCCAGGTGTTGAATCTCTAGACATAAGGGCTTGTGAAAGGCACAATAGACTACCAAAAGTCTTACATGCTTTCCCATTGATTACGAGAATAGAACTTGAAGAGTGTCCAGGCTTGGTTTGTTTTGCAGAGAGTAACTTCCCTCCTGCTTTAAAAGAGCTGAGGATTGTGAGTTGCGTGAATTTGCTATATTTGgttgaggaaaaagaaaataataataagagtaTGAGTAGCAGCACTTGTCTTCTTGAGCGCTTAGTTATGAGTAGCAGCACTTGTCTTCTTGAGCGCTTAGAAATAAGGGATTGTCCATCTTTAATATGGTTATCATCAAGGGCCGATATATGCAATCGGCTTCAACATCTCGATATTAGTAATTGTTCAGAGTTTGGTAGCTTATTTTTAAATGCCAAGTTACCCGTAATGCTTAAACATCTCGAAATTTGGTTTTGTCCAGTGTTGGAATGCATAGCCCAAGACTTCCTTGAAACCACTGATCTCGAAAGCGTTACAATTAGGGGTGCTGAAAAACTGAAATCATTACAGCGGGGATTTGACAAGCTCAGCCATCTTCAGGAGATTCGATTAGCTACGTGTCCAAATCTGGTTCCATTTGAAGAAAGTGGGTTGCCCACCACAAATCTCAGAGTACTCATGATTTTCGATTGTGAAAATTTTGGAGCCTTCCCAAGTGCATCAACAACTTCACCTCCCTTCGAGAATTAGAGGTGCGGGACTGTTCGGCTGACATATCCTTTCCAGAAGAGGGTTTCCCTACCAACCTCACATCAAATCTCAAACGCACCCAAAATTTATACATCACCCGTTGAATGGGGATTTAACAGACTCACCTCTCTTCAATAACTCGACATCAGCGGTGAAGGATGCTCACGTGTGGTGTCATTTCCACAAGAAGCGATAGGAATGATGTTGCCTCCTCCTCTGACCCATATCAGAGTTCAGAGATTTAAAAATTTGGAATTCTTGTGCTCCAAGGGCTTACAACACCTCACCTCTCTTCAACAACTGAGCATCTATAATTGTCCTAAGCTCGCCTCTCTTCCAGAAAAAGATATTTCTCTCGCTTGAGAAGCTATATATTTCCAATTGTCCGTCGCTATAAGAAGGGTGCAGTAGGGTAAAGGACAAGAGTGGTCCAAGATTTCCACATACCTTGTGTTAAAATTCATTGTGAAAAAGTCATCCTGGGGAATTATTTTAAGCAGCAAATCTGGTATCGATTTCTTCACACTCAAACCACAGGTGTGAAACGCATTTTAAACATCTATAAATTTCATAGCTTTTTTTTATTTATCTGATTGTCCTCATGAACAACATGATAACAGAAAGGAGTCTTATATATTTTGTATTCAAATTTTGCAGGCATTGAAGGCTAAATTGGCGAAAAATAGTGGAGAACTTCAACTCATCTGCTTCAGCTTATTTGATTTAGTAAAGCGGTTAGTCAATTCTCTGCAACATTTATTCAGCAAATTGAATGTTCTGTTTTCATTTGCATCTTCTAATTTCTAAGTTATTTTGGTATATGAGAATGGGATTTTAGTTAAAAATATTTGACATTTCGTAGTACTATTAACCAATAGTTTTTCAGAAGAACAAGTTTTTACGTGATAGTTTGATCCTTCCAGGATTAATGGAGGATACAGGACACGTTACAACATGGCATTTGAGAGCTCCATTTAACACATGTAAGACAACAGAGTTCCCAAAATATTGTTCTGCCCAATCTCAAAGATGTTCATCTTAGTTTTCCGAATTTCTCAGACCATGAATCCATTCAAAGGCTGCATCAATTCACTTGATGAGGAATTGCTTCTTTGATCATGTGGATTGAGCGACATAAACAAGCTCACTGTGTAAGTGATTGACTATGTGACTTTATTTATTCCGCTTTTACTTAGAGGTACAAAAATACtttattttctagccaaaaataGCAGTGACCAAGTGACTCACTATATCTTGACTCTCTAGCTTTTGACTTTGTGGTATGAGTTAAATGAATCAAATGACATATATGCTGTAGCAGTTTGGAACTAGTTTCATTGCAGCTCTCTTTTAATGTTGCTTTTCAGCTTTCCGGTCCGATAGATTGGCATATTTTCTACCAATCTTTATATGAATTTCCCCTACTTTGAAAGGCTTCAACTGTGATGTTATCAATGTTTATGATAGGGTAAGTCTAGGTTATATGGAGAAATTGTTCTTCTGACATTCATTTCCTGTGTTGGAGAATATTTTGGTGCTTGGTACATAGTTGTAGTTGAGGAGCCAAATATGTTATTTATTTAGCCTTGTACTTTCATTCAGCTTTGGGAACCATGAAACTGGTGGCAGATAAAAGGCCAAATGGTACCACTGGGGAGGTGTACGTACCTTTGGGTGATAAACCCTTAGAATGGTGGGCATCCAAAGAGGGCAATACCAGCTTATGGGCACAACAACGGCACAACGTGGTAAGTTTGGTTTCTAATGGTTTTAGTATCATCTATTTCTATCTACACAATCATAAATCTGTCTTAGGTCTCCATCGATGATTGATAAGAGGCTAGGATTATTAAAATAATGTACTTTTTTAACATTTTGAGATTGTTGGtcacttattatttattattgccAGGTATTTCCCAACCCGCAGAAAGCATATAGCTGATGTACATTTAGAAAATTGCTccatgtttgtggataattattggctaattattttattttatgatgtGATTCTATTGTTATCTCCATTTTTAATAGTAAATTTCATTTTTGGTTCTGCTCGTAGATGTAGGGAATAT harbors:
- the LOC108471900 gene encoding putative disease resistance RPP13-like protein 1; its protein translation is MFVIGEVVLSVFLELLGGKLLDSALNFVTDHKQLHPQMKQWQSILLDIQAVLGDAAEKQIKNEGVKKWLEDLQDLAYNLDDILDQFSYEQLRLKLQKTQGQASTSKVFLQGLYLALVDIRPLGSHIAVYKNSIVNGRIPQCQLPDIHIFYFSKYGCLPILYNLTTQRSSLGLSDILSQALTSKGKQPKLQPTSVLDGVVEYVGRHKEKTDLIELLNGNNSNGVSVLSIVGMGGMGKTTLAHLVYNDATINESFDLFKEIGEKIIRRCNGLPLAVKAIGSLLRIVKYHGEWERIYESEIWNLPEEQCGIIPALRLSYHHLPSYLKRCFAYCSILPKDNEFEEEEMILLWRAEEGDRQQKFSNRTRHSSYIAGVYDTVKKFEAFDQVKSLRTFLPSQLSRDRKLYLTNVVLVDFLPKLGYLRVLSLSGYAITELPDVFHASKFTSKMENLVNLHYLDIRGAHSIKRIPFRIDKLTNLQRLTDFIIGEGDGCHIRDLKYLSNLKGDFRLSGLENVNGKDAGKPNPSFKNMLSLELHDCKNCESLPSIGRLLLLKDLSISGLDQVHKIGAELFGENQSNAFAALESLRFGNMLNWEEGPMLPAILQSLQKLEIFECKRLLVSISSFPLLCELRVNGCELVDEGSLSVQRVTSLKYVSRSYISKFNISAERIMLRSANSETFNIYGWKELGSLSQNGLSIVGHRFITFRNCPQLVSLETEEERFQLDKIPGVESLDIRACERHNRLPKVLHAFPLITRIELEECPGLVCFAESNFPPALKELRIVSCVNLLYLVEEKENNNKSMSSSTCLLERLVMSSSTCLLERLEIRDCPSLIWLSSRADICNRLQHLDISNCSEFGSLFLNAKLPVMLKHLEIWFCPVLECIAQDFLETTDLESVTIRGAEKLKSLQRGFDKLSHLQEIRLATCPNLVPFEESGLPTTNLRVLMIFDCENFGAFPSASTTSPPFEN